The following are from one region of the Stigmatella ashevillena genome:
- a CDS encoding DUF1615 domain-containing protein codes for MVKTTAWAFRGVLLVGALLTLESCSGPALRASEPPPPPVPVLLTVPRTARLVPSGVKDREGWAQAVLDALETQKIEPTVEPVCQVLAVIEQESGFQANPVVKDLPRIVRRRLDTYAGKLGLIGRSALKALLQHKAPGESRTFDKRLKGVRTEQDLDRFFRDLLEAYERHYPAFYSAADLASELFTSKRLAELNPITTAGSMQVSVRYAMEQDDGEHSEQEVREQLYTRTGGVRHGTSRLLGYTAAYPQPVYRFADYNAGFYASRNAALQAQLSRLTGKRLILDGDLLLYNDQGEPRAEDSQSLTALLAFRQRHTPKLSERQLRKDVRKEKEARFEKTETWRALKGAYERVTGERPAYARLPEVTLQSPKLSRERTTAWFARSVDQRYQRCLARHRAQTP; via the coding sequence ATGGTGAAGACGACAGCCTGGGCGTTTCGAGGGGTCCTCCTGGTCGGGGCCCTGTTGACCTTGGAGTCTTGCAGTGGGCCGGCCTTGCGGGCCTCGGAGCCGCCGCCCCCGCCCGTGCCCGTGTTGCTCACCGTGCCTCGGACCGCGCGGCTCGTTCCCAGCGGCGTGAAGGACCGGGAGGGCTGGGCCCAGGCGGTGCTGGACGCGCTGGAGACCCAGAAGATTGAGCCCACGGTGGAGCCCGTCTGCCAGGTGCTCGCCGTCATCGAGCAGGAGTCCGGCTTCCAGGCCAACCCCGTGGTGAAGGACTTGCCGCGCATCGTCCGCCGGCGCTTGGACACGTACGCCGGGAAGTTGGGCTTGATTGGCAGGAGCGCCCTGAAGGCGCTGCTCCAGCACAAGGCCCCGGGCGAGTCGCGCACCTTCGACAAGCGCCTGAAGGGGGTCCGGACGGAGCAGGACCTGGACCGGTTCTTCCGGGACCTGCTGGAGGCCTACGAGCGCCACTACCCCGCGTTCTACAGCGCGGCGGACCTGGCCAGCGAGCTGTTCACCTCGAAGCGGCTCGCGGAGCTCAACCCCATCACCACCGCCGGCTCCATGCAGGTGAGCGTGCGGTATGCGATGGAGCAGGACGATGGCGAGCACTCGGAACAGGAGGTGCGCGAGCAGCTGTACACCCGCACCGGCGGGGTGCGCCACGGCACCTCCCGGCTGCTCGGCTACACCGCCGCGTACCCCCAGCCGGTCTATCGCTTCGCGGACTACAACGCGGGCTTCTATGCCTCGCGCAATGCGGCCCTCCAGGCGCAGCTGAGCCGACTCACCGGGAAGCGGCTGATCCTGGATGGAGACCTGCTCCTCTATAATGACCAGGGAGAGCCCCGGGCCGAGGACAGCCAGAGCCTCACCGCGCTGCTGGCCTTCCGCCAGCGCCACACCCCCAAGCTGAGCGAACGCCAGCTCCGCAAGGACGTGCGCAAGGAGAAGGAGGCCCGCTTCGAGAAGACCGAGACGTGGCGCGCCCTCAAGGGGGCCTACGAGCGGGTGACGGGCGAGCGCCCCGCCTATGCGCGCCTGCCCGAGGTGACGCTCCAGAGCCCGAAGCTGAGCCGGGAGCGCACCACGGCGTGGTTTGCCCGGTCGGTGGACCAGCGCTACCAGCGGTGCCTGGCCCGCCACCGCGCACAGACGCCCTGA
- a CDS encoding M16 family metallopeptidase, whose protein sequence is MKAGRAQLSRGVLAVLLVATTALGQGQPSKAGSQQSVKLPKATVLELKNGARVILVEKHGIPLISFSAWLRGGSLGDPEGKEGLSALTGELLQKGAGARDAQGFAEAVDGVGGLLSVTSGREALLVDGQFLARDAALMVELLSDLLMRPRFEAAEFDKARERMVSGLAAEKDGDPRGLMGAYFHAFHFAGHPYARPPHGSEASVATLRREDVLAYAKAQLGGDRLILAVVGDFDTKQLSARLQAALGGWARATAVAPVAPASPVAKGRRVLLVDKPEATQTYFWLGNTGIARGDPNRVDVTLANTVLGGRFTSLLNTELRVKSGLTYGANSMVFRETQPGAVVLSSYTQSESTAQAIDLMLQVLSRYRQGGMEDAMLASAKAYALGQFPPTLETGGRVAWKLAELAFYGLDASDVDGYADAVQGASRERVLGVIQRVYPAPEDLTLVLIGKASAIRDVARKYGPVTEMKLSDKHFIPPPAARR, encoded by the coding sequence ATGAAGGCGGGGCGTGCGCAGCTGAGCAGGGGTGTGCTGGCGGTGCTGCTCGTGGCCACCACGGCGTTGGGGCAGGGCCAGCCGTCCAAAGCCGGGTCCCAGCAGTCGGTGAAGCTGCCGAAGGCGACGGTGTTGGAGTTGAAGAATGGGGCCCGGGTGATCCTGGTCGAGAAGCACGGGATTCCCCTCATCTCCTTCAGCGCCTGGCTGCGCGGAGGGAGCTTGGGAGACCCCGAGGGCAAGGAGGGGTTGTCCGCGCTCACCGGAGAGTTGTTGCAGAAGGGCGCCGGCGCGCGGGATGCCCAGGGCTTCGCGGAGGCCGTGGATGGGGTGGGGGGGCTGCTCTCCGTCACCTCGGGGCGCGAGGCGCTGCTGGTGGATGGCCAGTTCCTGGCCCGAGACGCCGCGCTGATGGTGGAGCTGCTGTCGGACCTGTTGATGCGTCCGCGCTTCGAGGCCGCCGAGTTCGACAAGGCGAGGGAGCGCATGGTCTCCGGGCTCGCCGCCGAGAAGGACGGAGATCCGCGCGGCCTCATGGGCGCGTACTTTCACGCCTTCCACTTCGCGGGCCATCCCTACGCGAGGCCGCCGCACGGCAGCGAGGCGTCGGTCGCCACGCTCCGGCGGGAAGATGTGCTGGCCTATGCCAAGGCCCAGCTCGGAGGCGACCGGCTCATCCTCGCGGTGGTGGGAGACTTCGACACCAAGCAGCTCTCCGCCCGGCTGCAAGCCGCCCTGGGAGGGTGGGCTCGGGCCACCGCGGTGGCGCCGGTGGCTCCTGCCTCCCCGGTGGCGAAGGGCCGGCGCGTGCTGCTGGTCGACAAGCCCGAGGCCACCCAGACGTACTTCTGGCTCGGCAACACGGGCATTGCCCGCGGCGATCCGAACCGCGTGGATGTGACGCTGGCCAACACGGTGCTGGGCGGGCGCTTCACCTCGCTGCTCAACACGGAGCTGCGCGTCAAGTCCGGGCTGACCTATGGCGCCAACTCGATGGTGTTTCGCGAGACGCAGCCCGGCGCGGTGGTGCTCAGCTCCTACACCCAGAGTGAGTCCACGGCCCAGGCCATCGACCTGATGCTCCAGGTGCTCTCGCGCTACCGGCAGGGCGGCATGGAGGACGCGATGCTGGCTTCCGCCAAGGCCTATGCCCTGGGGCAGTTTCCGCCCACGTTGGAGACTGGGGGGCGGGTGGCGTGGAAGCTGGCGGAGCTGGCCTTCTACGGGCTCGATGCGAGTGACGTGGACGGCTATGCGGACGCGGTGCAGGGCGCCAGCCGGGAGCGCGTGCTCGGGGTCATCCAGCGCGTGTACCCCGCTCCGGAGGACCTGACCCTGGTGCTCATTGGCAAGGCCTCCGCCATCCGGGACGTGGCCCGGAAGTATGGGCCGGTGACGGAGATGAAGCTCTCCGACAAGCACTTCATCCCGCCCCCCGCTGCCCGGCGGTGA
- a CDS encoding M16 family metallopeptidase — protein MWAQRWLVVGATLLLVGTAGAQTRKGKAEPTRPGAGIEARTLKNGLKVIVWPEHDIPTVAFFNWFRVGSRNEHPGITGLSHFFEHMMFNGAKKYGPGEFDRIMEAAGGSNNAYTSEDVTVYQDWFPRTALETIFELEADRLANLAFDPKVIESERGVVYSERRSSVDNDNAGALTEQVQATAFVAHPYQYPVIGWPSDIESWRMEDLRRYFQTYYAPNNATLVVVGAVTPAEIFALAEKFLEPIPSQPAPEPVRTKEPEQQGERRVTVRRMAQAPLLQMAWHGLAATDPDAPALEMLVSLLTEGDSSRLHRKLVEEEQVALHVASHFGPSVDPSLVWVLVDLPPGGDVARVEALLDAELARLGQQGITEGELRKAKNKTVADFWRGLETHSSRAQLLGSYEVFHGDWRKLFEAPARYEQVTREQMRKLAARIFVRDHRTVGVLVPSEAAPEQAVPETKGAGQ, from the coding sequence ATGTGGGCTCAAAGGTGGCTCGTGGTGGGGGCAACGCTGCTCCTGGTGGGGACTGCTGGGGCACAGACCCGGAAGGGCAAGGCGGAGCCGACTCGGCCGGGGGCGGGCATCGAGGCCCGGACCTTGAAGAATGGGCTGAAGGTCATCGTCTGGCCCGAGCACGACATTCCCACCGTGGCCTTCTTCAATTGGTTCCGGGTGGGCAGCCGCAACGAGCACCCGGGCATCACCGGCCTGTCCCACTTCTTCGAGCACATGATGTTCAACGGCGCGAAGAAGTATGGGCCGGGCGAGTTCGACCGAATCATGGAGGCCGCGGGCGGAAGCAACAACGCCTACACCTCCGAGGACGTCACCGTGTACCAGGACTGGTTTCCCCGCACGGCGCTGGAGACCATCTTCGAGCTGGAGGCGGATCGGCTGGCGAACCTCGCGTTCGATCCCAAGGTCATCGAGAGCGAGCGCGGCGTCGTCTACTCGGAGCGGCGCTCATCGGTGGACAATGACAACGCGGGGGCGCTGACGGAGCAGGTGCAGGCCACCGCCTTCGTGGCGCACCCGTACCAGTACCCCGTCATCGGCTGGCCCTCGGACATCGAGTCCTGGCGGATGGAGGACCTGCGGCGCTACTTCCAGACGTACTACGCCCCCAACAACGCCACGCTCGTGGTGGTGGGCGCCGTCACCCCGGCGGAGATCTTCGCCCTGGCGGAGAAGTTCCTGGAGCCCATCCCCTCGCAGCCCGCCCCCGAGCCGGTGCGCACGAAAGAGCCCGAACAGCAGGGAGAGCGCCGCGTGACGGTGCGCCGGATGGCCCAGGCCCCGCTGCTCCAGATGGCCTGGCATGGGCTGGCCGCCACCGACCCGGACGCGCCCGCCCTGGAGATGCTGGTGAGCCTGCTCACCGAGGGAGACTCCTCGCGGCTCCACCGGAAGCTGGTGGAGGAGGAGCAGGTGGCCCTCCACGTGGCGAGCCACTTTGGCCCTTCGGTGGATCCCTCGCTGGTCTGGGTGCTGGTGGATCTGCCGCCCGGAGGAGACGTGGCGCGCGTGGAGGCCCTGCTGGACGCGGAGCTGGCGAGGCTGGGCCAGCAGGGCATCACCGAGGGGGAGCTGCGCAAGGCGAAGAACAAGACCGTCGCGGACTTCTGGCGGGGCCTGGAGACCCACAGCTCGCGGGCCCAGCTCCTGGGCAGTTATGAAGTCTTCCATGGGGACTGGCGCAAGCTCTTCGAGGCGCCCGCCCGCTACGAGCAGGTGACTCGCGAGCAGATGCGCAAGCTGGCCGCGCGGATCTTCGTCCGGGACCACCGCACGGTGGGGGTGTTGGTGCCCTCGGAGGCGGCTCCAGAGCAGGCTGTTCCAGAGACGAAGGGGGCAGGGCAATGA